The Nodularia sp. LEGE 06071 genome includes a region encoding these proteins:
- a CDS encoding DUF4394 domain-containing protein has translation MKLTNLGTVITALVVATIFDLVSVAKQAAAVSLVGLTEDNSLVLFDSNNPTITSTVSVTGVDGSLLGIDRRPANNLIYGLTNTNNLYSINLNTGAASFVSTLSVPFNGGTISGVDFNPVPDRLRVVGDNDQNYRINVETGAVILDGTLNPGDPNITAAAYTNADNDPATGTTLYTVDYISDALFIQNPPNNGTQVLVGSLGFDISSAAGFDIFTANGVNTAFFAATPTSASGSNLYTINLDTGAATLVNSISSDQRLIGLTSVVVPEPSVGLGTLLGVGVFGLLGRRRKLVR, from the coding sequence ATGAAACTAACTAACTTAGGTACAGTTATCACTGCACTGGTAGTAGCAACGATATTTGATCTAGTCAGCGTCGCCAAACAGGCGGCGGCTGTTAGTCTGGTAGGATTAACTGAAGACAACAGTCTAGTTCTTTTTGATTCCAACAATCCCACTATTACTAGCACTGTCTCAGTCACTGGGGTCGATGGTTCTTTGTTGGGCATTGACCGTCGCCCAGCTAACAATCTGATCTATGGCCTCACGAATACCAACAATCTATACAGCATTAACCTTAACACTGGTGCTGCTTCTTTTGTAAGTACCCTCTCGGTACCCTTCAACGGCGGGACTATTTCTGGAGTAGACTTCAACCCAGTTCCTGATCGTCTACGGGTCGTTGGTGACAATGACCAAAATTACCGCATCAATGTAGAGACTGGTGCAGTTATTCTTGATGGGACATTGAACCCAGGAGATCCCAACATCACTGCTGCGGCATACACTAATGCTGACAATGACCCGGCAACTGGAACCACGTTGTACACCGTTGACTATATCAGCGATGCATTGTTCATCCAAAACCCTCCAAATAATGGCACTCAGGTACTAGTAGGTTCGCTAGGTTTCGACATTAGCTCGGCCGCAGGGTTTGACATCTTCACAGCAAATGGGGTGAATACTGCCTTTTTTGCAGCTACTCCCACCTCCGCATCTGGTTCCAATCTATATACCATCAACTTGGACACAGGTGCAGCTACCTTAGTAAACAGTATCAGTAGCGATCAGCGTCTTATTGGACTCACATCTGTTGTTGTGCCTGAGCCTAGCGTTGGTCTTGGGACTCTACTCGGTGTTGGTGTTTTTGGTCTATTAGGTCGTCGCCGCAAGTTGGTCAGATAG